A section of the Roseivirga sp. BDSF3-8 genome encodes:
- the sucD gene encoding succinate--CoA ligase subunit alpha yields the protein MSVLVNKDSKVIVQGFTGSEGSFHSEQMIEYGTNVVGGVTPGKGGQTHLDRPVFNTVKEAVEKAGADVSVIFVPPAFAADAIMEAADAGIKVIIAITEGIPVQDMVSAKQYVKKRGATLIGPNCPGVITPGEAKVGIMPGFIHKKGTIGIVSRSGTLTYEAVDQITKAGLGQSTCIGIGGDPVIGTTTKEAVELLMNDPETEGIIMIGEIGGSMESEAARWIQENGTKPVVGFIAGQTAPPGRRMGHAGAIIGGADDTAEAKMKIMRECGLHVVDSPANIGETMVKALGK from the coding sequence ATGAGTGTTTTAGTCAATAAAGATTCCAAAGTAATCGTCCAGGGCTTCACCGGTTCCGAAGGTTCCTTCCACTCGGAGCAGATGATCGAGTATGGTACCAACGTAGTCGGAGGGGTAACTCCCGGAAAAGGAGGTCAGACGCACCTCGACCGCCCGGTATTCAATACCGTAAAAGAGGCTGTTGAGAAGGCAGGCGCCGACGTTTCGGTTATTTTTGTTCCCCCTGCTTTTGCTGCGGACGCTATAATGGAAGCCGCCGATGCCGGTATTAAAGTCATCATTGCCATTACCGAAGGTATTCCCGTACAGGACATGGTATCTGCCAAGCAGTACGTGAAGAAACGCGGTGCAACCCTCATTGGACCTAACTGCCCCGGCGTAATCACCCCAGGCGAAGCCAAAGTAGGTATTATGCCAGGCTTTATTCATAAGAAAGGCACCATAGGCATCGTTAGCCGCTCAGGTACGCTTACTTACGAAGCAGTAGATCAGATCACCAAAGCCGGTCTTGGCCAGAGCACATGTATTGGTATAGGCGGTGACCCTGTTATCGGTACCACTACCAAAGAAGCCGTTGAACTACTCATGAACGACCCGGAAACGGAAGGGATCATCATGATTGGTGAGATCGGTGGTAGCATGGAGTCTGAAGCCGCCCGCTGGATCCAGGAAAATGGTACCAAACCTGTGGTAGGATTCATCGCCGGGCAAACAGCCCCTCCTGGTCGCCGTATGGGACATGCCGGAGCCATCATTGGTGGTGCAGATGATACGGCAGAAGCCAAAATGAAGATCATGCGCGAGTGCGGACTTCATGTAGTGGATTCTCCTGCCAATATTGGCGAGACCATGGTCAAAGCCCTCGGAAAATAA
- a CDS encoding TetR/AcrR family transcriptional regulator, producing the protein MEDKRDTKIQILDLAETLIKTKGYFGFSYRDIATQLNIRNAAIHYYFPGKEDLELAVIEREISRFRKWKDAIDHKVSCAGRLEGFIGIYRHHLNNRSAACLVGASATVFSILPARLREKARELATALLSYLKALLDEGRETGEFQFSGSTGARASLITASLAGGLQLAQVQGEAFFHTIASEIISDLTHSNQ; encoded by the coding sequence ATGGAAGATAAGCGTGATACCAAAATTCAGATACTCGATCTGGCCGAAACCCTTATCAAGACCAAGGGCTATTTTGGCTTTAGCTATCGTGATATTGCTACCCAGTTGAATATCCGGAATGCAGCCATCCACTATTATTTTCCTGGTAAAGAAGATTTAGAGCTGGCAGTTATTGAACGGGAGATATCGCGGTTCCGTAAATGGAAAGATGCGATAGACCACAAAGTAAGTTGCGCCGGAAGGCTGGAGGGGTTTATTGGTATCTACAGACACCACCTGAACAATCGTAGCGCTGCCTGCCTGGTAGGAGCTTCCGCCACGGTTTTTTCTATACTGCCCGCCCGCCTCAGAGAAAAGGCCAGAGAGTTGGCCACTGCGCTGCTGTCCTATCTTAAAGCCCTACTCGATGAAGGCCGGGAAACCGGGGAGTTCCAATTTTCAGGAAGTACCGGAGCCAGAGCTTCCCTTATCACTGCCTCACTGGCGGGGGGGCTACAACTCGCCCAGGTACAGGGAGAAGCCTTTTTCCATACCATTGCCAGTGAAATTATTAGCGATCTGACACATTCAAATCAATAA
- the fabF gene encoding beta-ketoacyl-ACP synthase II: MQRRVVITGMGAITPIGLTVEDFWASLLEGKSGAAPITRFDPEHFKTKFACELKQFDAQDYLDRNEVRKNDPFVQYGLIVAGQAIANAGLDLDKTDRYRTGVIWGSGNGGIHTFEEQVSEFATGTGVPRFNPFFIPKILVNMASGMISIKFGLKGINYTTVSACATGTSAIMDAFNYIRWGQADIMLAGGSEAPITKASIGGFNALKALSTRNEEAQTASRPFDVTRDGFVMGEGGGALVLEELEHARARGAHIIAEVVGCAQTSDAYHMTAVHPEGEGAKRGMQLALQDAGLKASDVDYLNAHATSTPLGDIGELKAIQSVFSGNEKLNVSATKSMTGHLLGAAGAIEAITCIQAIRHGAVPPTANTSQPDDEIPAGLDLTLGKSVQKPVKVAMSNTFGFGGHNAIALFKAFEN; this comes from the coding sequence ATGCAACGCCGTGTGGTAATTACAGGAATGGGAGCCATTACCCCCATTGGGTTAACTGTAGAAGATTTTTGGGCCAGCCTGCTGGAAGGTAAAAGCGGAGCCGCCCCTATCACCAGGTTTGATCCCGAGCACTTTAAAACAAAGTTTGCCTGTGAGCTCAAGCAATTTGATGCACAGGATTACCTTGACCGCAATGAGGTACGCAAAAACGATCCCTTTGTGCAGTATGGTCTCATTGTGGCAGGACAAGCCATAGCCAATGCAGGCCTTGATCTGGACAAGACAGACCGCTACCGCACCGGTGTAATCTGGGGTAGCGGAAATGGCGGTATCCATACTTTCGAAGAGCAGGTAAGCGAGTTTGCCACAGGTACCGGCGTACCCCGCTTCAATCCATTTTTCATCCCTAAGATACTGGTGAACATGGCGTCAGGCATGATCTCCATCAAATTCGGGCTCAAAGGGATCAATTATACCACCGTGTCCGCCTGTGCTACCGGCACCTCCGCCATTATGGATGCCTTTAATTACATCCGGTGGGGTCAGGCAGATATTATGCTTGCCGGTGGCTCTGAAGCCCCTATTACCAAAGCCTCCATTGGTGGCTTCAATGCCCTCAAAGCCCTGTCCACCCGGAATGAAGAGGCCCAAACCGCCTCAAGACCCTTCGATGTCACACGCGATGGTTTTGTAATGGGAGAGGGGGGAGGCGCCTTGGTGCTGGAGGAGCTGGAGCATGCCCGTGCCCGCGGGGCTCACATTATAGCAGAAGTTGTCGGCTGCGCTCAAACATCAGATGCCTATCACATGACCGCCGTCCACCCCGAAGGCGAAGGCGCAAAAAGAGGCATGCAGCTTGCCCTGCAGGATGCAGGCCTGAAGGCATCTGATGTCGATTACCTCAACGCCCACGCCACCTCTACGCCACTTGGAGATATTGGAGAACTTAAAGCCATCCAGTCCGTATTCTCCGGCAATGAAAAGCTGAATGTGAGTGCCACCAAAAGCATGACCGGCCACCTGCTTGGGGCCGCAGGAGCTATAGAGGCCATTACCTGCATACAGGCCATTCGCCATGGGGCCGTTCCTCCTACAGCCAATACCAGTCAGCCAGATGATGAAATTCCGGCGGGCCTTGATCTGACCCTTGGTAAAAGCGTGCAGAAACCTGTAAAAGTCGCTATGAGCAATACCTTTGGTTTTGGCGGACATAATGCCATTGCCCTATTCAAAGCATTTGAGAACTGA
- a CDS encoding PaaI family thioesterase produces MNKALDFLTSHIGTEITKSPSPFGNWLGGTIISAEAGEVVREFIVRSDMLNPLGTLHGGVTAAMMDDVLGMTVYSLNQPNVQVTVNLNVDYFLPARAGDVLRVKGEVVRDGRRLINAFVNVYNEDERLVARGTSNLMKSEMPVR; encoded by the coding sequence ATGAATAAAGCACTGGATTTTCTTACCTCCCATATCGGGACTGAAATTACCAAGAGTCCCTCACCATTCGGAAACTGGCTTGGTGGCACCATCATATCCGCTGAAGCAGGGGAGGTAGTGCGCGAGTTTATCGTGAGAAGCGACATGCTGAACCCCCTGGGGACCCTGCATGGAGGGGTAACGGCCGCTATGATGGATGATGTTCTCGGTATGACCGTGTATTCCCTCAATCAACCAAACGTGCAGGTAACAGTAAACCTCAATGTAGATTATTTTCTGCCGGCCCGGGCAGGTGATGTGCTCAGAGTAAAAGGAGAGGTGGTCAGAGATGGCAGGAGACTCATTAATGCCTTTGTCAACGTTTATAACGAAGACGAAAGATTAGTGGCCCGCGGTACATCCAATCTTATGAAAAGCGAAATGCCCGTAAGATAG
- a CDS encoding 2-hydroxyacid dehydrogenase produces MKIAFFNTKSYDQAYFDKANEAFDIPINYFETSLNADTATLAREHEAVCVFVNDTVDAEVIEKLAEGGTKVILLRSAGFNHIDIEAAEKHKVTLLRVPAYSPHAVAEHALALIMTLNRKTHKAYNRVRENNFSLERLTGFDLYGKKVGVIGTGKIGAIFARNMQGLGCEVVAFDPYPDDELEKQGVKYLELDELFGEVDIISLHTPLNDKTHHIINSHAVSLMKKGVMIINTSRGALIDTKAVIKGLKDGHIGYLGIDVYEQEEQLFFKDLSETIIPDDMIARLMSFPNVLVTAHQAFFTAEALTEIAHTTLQNLQDFADEKSDLPNEVKR; encoded by the coding sequence GTGAAGATTGCTTTTTTCAATACCAAGTCCTACGACCAGGCCTACTTCGATAAGGCCAATGAGGCGTTTGATATTCCTATCAATTATTTCGAGACCTCACTTAATGCCGATACAGCCACCCTCGCCCGGGAGCATGAAGCAGTTTGCGTTTTTGTGAATGACACAGTAGATGCTGAAGTTATCGAAAAGCTCGCTGAAGGGGGCACCAAGGTCATCCTGCTCAGAAGTGCAGGCTTCAATCATATAGATATAGAAGCCGCAGAAAAGCATAAAGTTACCTTGCTACGCGTACCTGCCTACTCTCCTCATGCTGTGGCCGAGCATGCATTAGCACTTATAATGACCCTGAACCGGAAAACCCACAAGGCCTATAACCGTGTCAGGGAGAACAACTTTTCCCTTGAGCGTCTCACCGGGTTTGATCTGTACGGAAAGAAAGTCGGCGTAATAGGCACCGGTAAGATCGGCGCTATCTTCGCCCGGAATATGCAGGGCCTGGGCTGCGAGGTGGTGGCATTTGATCCCTACCCGGATGATGAACTTGAAAAGCAAGGAGTAAAATACCTGGAATTGGATGAGCTCTTTGGAGAAGTAGATATTATTTCATTGCACACACCTCTCAATGATAAGACCCATCACATCATCAACAGTCATGCGGTATCTCTGATGAAAAAGGGCGTCATGATCATTAATACCAGCCGGGGAGCCCTTATTGATACCAAGGCAGTTATAAAGGGCCTTAAAGACGGGCACATTGGCTATTTGGGTATTGATGTGTATGAACAGGAAGAGCAACTTTTCTTCAAAGACCTTTCCGAAACCATTATACCTGATGATATGATTGCACGGCTGATGAGCTTTCCTAATGTCCTCGTTACCGCCCATCAGGCATTCTTCACTGCGGAGGCACTGACAGAAATTGCTCACACCACCCTCCAAAACTTACAGGATTTTGCCGATGAAAAAAGCGATCTGCCCAACGAGGTAAAACGTTGA